The genomic window CTTCGGAACAGAAGAAGCCCGAAGAAGCTGAAAATTAAACGAAAATAAAAGAAAACCCTAAAAACCCCGGAAGAAGACTCCGGGGTTTTTTGTGCCATTTTTTATGCTGCCGCATATAATAAATTGATATAGACTTTTTGCGGGGTGCTTATCTCATGAACGGCAATTTAAAATATAATGTAAAGAACCCGAATCAGGTGATGGAATTGTTAACCAACGGGCAGATAACTCCTGCAGAAGCATTCATTTTTTTTAGGGAACTGGATAATCATAAAAATCAGATCATAACCAGAGCAAATGATGAGGAGCAATTAGAGGATATAATGAAAGAACTGGATGATTTAATCGGTCTTGATAAAGTTAAACAACTTGTCAAAGAAATACAGGCTTTTGTTGCTATTCAAAAAAAAAGGCAGGAAGAGAACCTCCTGACGGAACCTCAGGTGTTGCACATGATTTTTAAGGGAAATCCAGGCACCGGCAAAACTACAGTAGCCAGGCTTTTGGGGAAAATGTTCAAGGCTATGAAGATACTTCAAAAGGGTCATACCGTAGAGGTGGAAAGGGCCGACCTGGTAGGAGAATACATCGGACACACGGCGCAAAAAACCAGGGAACAAATTAAACGCGCACTTGGAGGGATATTGTTCATAGATGAAGCATATTCTTTAGCAAGGGGTGGAGAAAAGGATTTTGGCAAAGAAGCTATAGATACACTTGTAAAGGCCATGGAAGACCACAAGGATAGTCTCATCGTTATACTGGCGGGATATAAGGATGAAATGGAATGGTTTTTACAGACAAATCCCGGCCTCAGGTCAAGATTCCCCATTAGAATGGAATTTAATGATTATACCATTGATGAGCTTATGCAAATAGCCAGAATGATGGTAGAAAAGAGACAGTATAAATTCAGTTCCGAAGCCATGTCTAAATTTGAGAAGATCCTTATCAACAGCAAGAATGGTATCTATTATGATAAAATGGGAAATGCCCGAATGGTAAGAAATATGATCGAAAAAGCCATACGGCGGCAGGCTGTGAGATTGGTAAATCAGAAAAAAATATCCAGGGAAGATCTTCTCTATATAAAACCCGAGGATGTTTCGGAGGTGGAGGAAGCTTGAAAAAATGCACCATCATAGGCAAAACAAATGTAGGTAAAACAGTATTTCTTATAAATTTTGCGGAGTATCTGGGCGTAAAAACCCTTGAAATAGAAAGATTAGACACTGAAGGGGTAAAAGATCGCGAAAAAATAAATCCCAGGGCGGCCCTATCAAAACTTGTAGATGGAAAAACCCATAAGACCAGAAATATTCAGGCTGTAACCGTTGATATTCCTATGGGAAAGGGCAAAAAAAAAATTCAGTTGGTAGATACAGCGGGTTTAATCGATGATATTCACCCCGATAGCAATGTCCGAAAAGCCATTTCACAAACGTTATCGACAGTACGGGAATCAGATCTCATACTTCACATCATAGATGCTTCTGCCGCCGATAAAAAAGAACTGCCCAATGCCATGGGAATTGTAGATTATCAAATAGCTCAGTTTGCTCAAATAAGGAGGGGTTATGTGATTTTGGCAAATAAAATGGACTTACCCGAGGCCAAAAATGGGTTAAAAAAAATAAGAGAAGAATTTTCAGGTCATTTTATTATACCTATTTCAGCTCTTCATAAAACAGGTTTTAAAGAGGTGAAGACCTTTGTGGCCCATAATATTTAACCCTTTTCCATATAAAATATTTTTCGGCATTTTTTTAACGGGAATAGTTATAAAAATTATGGATGACTATATGGACCGGGAATTCGATAAACTCATAAATAGGGATAACACAACTAAAATTCTGGGTTCAGGTGTATTGCCATATGCTTTATTTATTTTTTCCCTGGCATGTATATTAAATCCGGTCACTGCCGTTAGCCTCTTTTTTGCAAGTTTTGCCACCGGTATGGCGGGAAATTTGAATGCGAAAATGCCCTCAGGTCTTTATGGCTACCAGGAAGCACTTATAACGATAGTTATGGGGTTGGTTCTATTTGGAGTTATGGAAATGTTTTCTTCACTTCTTTTAATTATTGCCATTCAACTCTGGGATGACTATGTTGATTATAATAGCGATAGATATTCAATAAAAAATTGGGCATTTATCCTGGGTAAAAATGAATGTCTATTACTCGGAATAATTTTTTTTATTTTATCTGTTTACCTGGATTATTTCAAGGCTTTATCTGGAATATTTTCAATGTGGATCATTGTTTACATAATAAAATTATGGTTTAATTACATTGATAAACCACAAAACTCCGGTGAGGAGGTACCCGGAGAATGATTTTTAAAATCATACTTTTATGTTTAATACTGGGATTTTTAGTGTTTTTATTGGGTTATACCATTGGAAGAAGGGTAGGGAAAAAAGAAGGTTTTATTGAAGGGCAAGTAATTATACCCATGGAATTAAAACAAAA from Biomaibacter acetigenes includes these protein-coding regions:
- the spoVK gene encoding stage V sporulation protein K; this encodes MELLTNGQITPAEAFIFFRELDNHKNQIITRANDEEQLEDIMKELDDLIGLDKVKQLVKEIQAFVAIQKKRQEENLLTEPQVLHMIFKGNPGTGKTTVARLLGKMFKAMKILQKGHTVEVERADLVGEYIGHTAQKTREQIKRALGGILFIDEAYSLARGGEKDFGKEAIDTLVKAMEDHKDSLIVILAGYKDEMEWFLQTNPGLRSRFPIRMEFNDYTIDELMQIARMMVEKRQYKFSSEAMSKFEKILINSKNGIYYDKMGNARMVRNMIEKAIRRQAVRLVNQKKISREDLLYIKPEDVSEVEEA
- a CDS encoding GTP-binding protein, coding for MKKCTIIGKTNVGKTVFLINFAEYLGVKTLEIERLDTEGVKDREKINPRAALSKLVDGKTHKTRNIQAVTVDIPMGKGKKKIQLVDTAGLIDDIHPDSNVRKAISQTLSTVRESDLILHIIDASAADKKELPNAMGIVDYQIAQFAQIRRGYVILANKMDLPEAKNGLKKIREEFSGHFIIPISALHKTGFKEVKTFVAHNI